One Candidatus Kuenenbacteria bacterium HGW-Kuenenbacteria-1 DNA window includes the following coding sequences:
- a CDS encoding co-chaperone GroES, with amino-acid sequence MKIIPLNDRVVVKPIQKNETTKSGIILPETVDKEKPEEGEVVAVGSGKLLDNGQRALMEVKIGDRVLFTKYSPNEIKIDDQELLVINESDIMAIIE; translated from the coding sequence ATGAAAATAATTCCTTTAAATGATCGAGTGGTTGTAAAACCCATTCAAAAAAATGAAACAACTAAATCTGGTATTATTTTACCTGAAACAGTGGATAAAGAAAAGCCAGAAGAAGGAGAAGTAGTTGCTGTTGGTTCAGGAAAACTTTTAGATAATGGGCAAAGAGCGTTAATGGAAGTCAAAATTGGAGATCGAGTTTTATTTACTAAATATAGTCCTAATGAAATAAAAATTGATGACCAAGAATTATTAGTTATTAATGAAAGTGATATCATGGCGATTATTGAATAG